A segment of the Leptolyngbya sp. NIES-3755 genome:
CTTTCAAGCAGTGCTGCGGTAGATCTTGATTGTCACAGAATTTAAGAATACTGTATACAGGTAGATCTAGTAGTCATTATTGAGAAAGATTTATGCCGCGATCGCACCATGAAAAAGATCAGATTCATTCGGATTGCACAACGCTATCAGAATTGAGGCTTGCCCCGCTGAATCAATTGTTTCTCTCAAAGTTTTATCAAAGAGACGCTGGAAACGCCCACGTTTCAACTGATCAGCTGGGAATGAAAGCTAATTTAGGGCTTTAGTCCGTTGCGCGTCCGAATTCTAGAATGATCCGTCAATTCTAAGAAGACTTCTACGGAATGGAGTATGGTTTTGTAGAAGGAGGTAATACAAGTGTTAACCCTAAATTACGAGTACAAAGCAATGCCCACAAACGATCAAATTCAGCTCATCGAACACACTTTAACAGTGTGTCGAAAAGTCTGGAATTTTGCCTTGCGTGAGCGTAAAGACTGGCTAAATTCTCGCAAATGTCCGGTGAATGCTTGTTCAATTACCTCTGAGTACGTCATTCCAGCAAACGCACCCTACCCCAACTACTATGAGCAAGCGAACTCGCTGACTCGCGCCAAAGTGGAATTCCCAGAACTCAAGACCGTCAACGCTCAAGTGTTGCAACAAGTCTTAAGGAAGCTAGAAACTGCATTTGTCGATATGCAACGTAAAGGGATGGGATTTCCCCGATTCAAGAACAAATATCGACTGCGCTCGTTTGTGTATCCGCAACTGAGTAAATCTCAACTCTTGCAGGGGAATCAAATCAAGCTGCCTCAGTTAGGTTGGCTGGAGTATGTCAAGTCTCGCGACATCCCCGATGGCTTCGCTGTAAAGCAGATTCGAGTCGTTCGCAAGGCTTCGGGATACTTCCTGGTCTTCACGCTCGAATGCGATGTGAATGTCCCTAATCCAGTGCCGAGTGGTCATCCACGTGGAATTGATTTAGGACTTGATAAGTTTGCTGCAACCTCCGATGGTGAATTGATTGAGCGTCCTCGATTTTTTCAAACCCTGCATCGTAAGCTGAAATTGCTACAACGCAGATTAAAGCACAAAGAGAAAGGCTCGAACAATCGCCATAAGCTAAATCGGAAAATTGCACGATTACATCAACAGATTGCGGATACTCGTAAGGACTGGCAGTTCAAGTTGGCGCACAAACTTTGTGACGAAGCTGGAATGCTGTTTGTGGAAGATATTGACTTCCGTACCTGGGCAAAAGGAATGCTGGGTGAGCATACTTTAGATGCGGGGTTTGGGCAATTCGTCTCAATCCTGCAATGGGTGTCCTGGAAGCGAGGTGTTTACTTTTCCAAAGTCAACAAAGATTACACTTCGCAAGTGTGTCCGCAATGCAATACATATACCGGAAAGAAAGACTTAGGTGACAGGCTTCATGTTTGTCACGATTGCGGTTACACCACTCATCGAGATGTGGCAGCCGCACAGGTAATCCGCAATCGCGGGATTTCTGCGCTGGGAAGCAGCGTGGACGAAAATGCTTGTGGAGATGGTCTGACGGGGACGGGAAACTGTCTAGTTAAGAATCAAAGAAGCAGGAAGAAAGGTGAAGAGGTGCGGATATAAGCCCACCTCGTAACATCTTTTGAGAATGCCCTGTCTTTTGAGCGGGGAATACTTCAAAACATTACAGAAGGAGCATTGGTATCGTGACGAGCAAAGTGAACCCCGGAAATCGGCGTGTATTTATTTGTGGTTCTGCTCTGCGTGGACAACCCGACCACCAAAATCTACAGGGAGCAGAATTTGTGCGGACGGCTGCAACTCAACCCCGTTATCGGTTGCATGTGGCGGGAGAAGATTGGCATCCAGCAATTTACGAAACTGAATCGGGTGGGATCTCGATTCCGGGTGAAGTGTACGAAATGACACAAGAACAGTTCGATTATCTCGCTGCCAACGAGCCACCCAATATGTACCCGGTTGAGGTGTATTTGGACAATGATGAAACCGCGACTGCATTCTTGTATCCCAAGGCACTGATCGACGAGTACAATTTGCCCGACATTTCTAATACTTATGGCGGTTGGGCAGCTTACAAGGCGAGAGTTGCCACTGTTTAATTTTCTTTTAGTAACTCATGATGACTCAGGCATTCGAGAATCGATTGTGTCTCACTCTCAATGGCGATCGCATTACGCTGAAAAATGTGTCGCCTTCGATGACTCTCCTTCAGTATCTCCAGCAATCTCGGCGGACTGGAACCAAAGAAGGCTGCGGAGATGGCGATTGTGGCGCTTGTACAGTCGCGATCGTCTCTCGTGATCCAGCGGGCAACCCGACTTATCAAGCCGTGAATAGCTGTTTGATTCCGATGGGCGCGATCGCAGGTCGAGAAATTGTCACCGTAGAAGGAATCGCGAATGGGAAATTGCACCCCGTTCAAGCCGCAATGGTAGAAACGGGTGGCTCTCAATGCGGTTACTGTACGCCTGGATTCATCATGAGTTTGTTTGCCGATTACTACACAGGCAAAGTTGATGATTACACTGTCGAAGGAAATTTATGTCGCTGTACAGGCTACATTCCAATTCGACGCGCCGCAGAAA
Coding sequences within it:
- a CDS encoding putative transposaseS891/IS1136/IS1341 family protein (similar to AA sequence:cyanobase_aa:PCC8801_0373), with the protein product MLTLNYEYKAMPTNDQIQLIEHTLTVCRKVWNFALRERKDWLNSRKCPVNACSITSEYVIPANAPYPNYYEQANSLTRAKVEFPELKTVNAQVLQQVLRKLETAFVDMQRKGMGFPRFKNKYRLRSFVYPQLSKSQLLQGNQIKLPQLGWLEYVKSRDIPDGFAVKQIRVVRKASGYFLVFTLECDVNVPNPVPSGHPRGIDLGLDKFAATSDGELIERPRFFQTLHRKLKLLQRRLKHKEKGSNNRHKLNRKIARLHQQIADTRKDWQFKLAHKLCDEAGMLFVEDIDFRTWAKGMLGEHTLDAGFGQFVSILQWVSWKRGVYFSKVNKDYTSQVCPQCNTYTGKKDLGDRLHVCHDCGYTTHRDVAAAQVIRNRGISALGSSVDENACGDGLTGTGNCLVKNQRSRKKGEEVRI
- a CDS encoding hypothetical protein (conserved hypothetical protein;~similar to AA sequence:cyanobase_aa:LBDG_43070), with the translated sequence MTSKVNPGNRRVFICGSALRGQPDHQNLQGAEFVRTAATQPRYRLHVAGEDWHPAIYETESGGISIPGEVYEMTQEQFDYLAANEPPNMYPVEVYLDNDETATAFLYPKALIDEYNLPDISNTYGGWAAYKARVATV